The following are encoded together in the Microbacterium hatanonis genome:
- a CDS encoding Na+/H+ antiporter NhaA: MNLLRSARFPAVVLLCAAALGLVIANSPLGTATQALMGTYLGIPGVFELSIQHWIADGLLAIFFFVVAVELKYELTAGQLDTPRKAIQPAIAAAGGVIVPIVIFAVIAGGSDAARGWPIPTATDIAFALGVLAVFGRGLPSGVRIFLLALAILDDVVGIVFIAVLFTTDVNIGLLIAGALLVVVFAVLSRFLGTKARVPVFIALVVVAIAAWVAVYLSGVHATIAGVALGLAMVQKPALVVRHVIEPWVNAVVLPLFAFAAALVVIPSVSPTELSPGFWGVLVALPVGKIIGITLFGWIAQRVARGETPPLAIGDLLAAGALGGIGFTVSLLLSELAFSAAPLLRDQATLGVLAGSAVSLVAAAILVSWRARAHRSIRRLQETS; the protein is encoded by the coding sequence GTGAACCTTCTCCGCTCCGCCCGATTTCCCGCCGTCGTGCTGCTGTGCGCTGCCGCTCTCGGCCTCGTCATCGCCAATTCGCCCCTCGGCACGGCGACGCAGGCGCTCATGGGCACCTACCTCGGCATCCCCGGGGTGTTCGAGCTGTCGATCCAGCACTGGATCGCCGACGGGCTGCTCGCCATATTCTTCTTCGTCGTCGCGGTCGAGCTGAAGTACGAACTCACCGCGGGGCAGCTCGACACTCCCCGCAAGGCGATCCAGCCGGCGATCGCCGCCGCGGGCGGGGTCATCGTGCCGATCGTCATCTTCGCGGTGATCGCCGGTGGCTCCGATGCGGCGCGGGGCTGGCCCATCCCGACGGCCACCGACATCGCCTTCGCACTCGGCGTGCTGGCCGTGTTCGGCCGCGGACTCCCGTCGGGGGTGCGGATCTTCCTCCTGGCCCTCGCGATCCTCGACGACGTCGTGGGGATCGTCTTCATCGCCGTGCTGTTCACGACCGACGTCAACATCGGTCTGCTCATCGCCGGCGCCCTGCTCGTCGTGGTCTTCGCCGTGCTCAGCCGATTCCTGGGCACGAAAGCTCGCGTCCCCGTCTTCATCGCCCTCGTGGTCGTCGCGATCGCCGCCTGGGTCGCGGTCTACCTGTCGGGCGTGCACGCGACGATCGCCGGTGTCGCGCTCGGACTCGCGATGGTGCAGAAGCCGGCGCTCGTCGTCCGGCACGTGATCGAACCGTGGGTCAACGCGGTCGTGCTGCCCCTGTTCGCGTTCGCGGCAGCGCTCGTCGTGATCCCGTCGGTCTCGCCGACCGAGCTCTCGCCGGGGTTCTGGGGCGTCCTCGTGGCCCTCCCGGTGGGGAAGATCATCGGGATCACGCTGTTCGGGTGGATCGCGCAGCGCGTGGCGCGCGGCGAGACGCCGCCGCTCGCGATCGGTGACCTCCTCGCCGCCGGCGCGCTCGGAGGCATCGGGTTCACCGTCTCGCTGCTGCTGTCGGAGCTCGCCTTCTCGGCGGCGCCGCTGCTGCGCGACCAGGCGACCCTCGGGGTTCTCGCCGGATCGGCCGTATCGCTCGTCGCTGCGGCGATACTCGTGTCGTGGCGCGCGCGTGCGCACCGCAGCATCCGTCGTCTGCAGGAGACCTCATGA
- a CDS encoding phosphoenolpyruvate carboxylase codes for MRELTHTEAIDLVGRFEAAEELPEQMRSDVRLLGSLLGRVLRESGSPGLYEDVERLRTATIHAYTDETPEAFARAAAIADGFTVERADEVARAFTAYFHLVNLAEEHQRVRALRERDGRPGRSATDSIAGAYAQLSSEVGEEAALTRLQSLRFHPVFTAHPTEARRRAVSSSIRRLAEFIDERDAAIRDGADSARIEPKMIEEIDTLWRTAPLRAEKPSPTDEVRAVMAIFDETLYTAVPDVYRRIDEAIQGADAGSRPPIVRPFVRVGSWVGGDRDGNPFVTAKVTRKAAGIASEHVLLGLERTAQRIGRGLTLDATTTPPSDALLALWRRLRAADEDAATEIAKRSPNEPHRRILLVVARKIAATRTRDADLAYRDPEHLLADLRTVQESLVAAGAPRQAYGQLQHMIWQVETYGFHLAELEVRQHSAVHRAVLAELEGGGSRSEQTEEVLEVFRAIAFVQERFGPRAAGRYIVSFTQSAADLANVHKLARHAMGDGATLPVLDVIPLFETFADLQAAPAILAEVVHHPEFEARLDATDRRLEVMLGYSDSSKDVGPVAANLALYEAQAKIAAWADESRIELTLFHGRGGALGRGGGPANSAILAQPPHSVDGRFKLTEQGEVIFARYGDPAIAMRHIDQVAAAVLMASAPSNEDRNRDAAERYADVAAAMDEASRARFFELVKAPGFAPWFATVTPMEELGNLALGSRPARRGLSVESLEDLRAIPWVFAWTQARINLAGWFGLGTALEAVGDEHRLRQAYADWPLFRTLVDNVAMSLAKADARIARRYLDLGDRDDLAELVMGEMLLTRSWVIRVTAGKELLDNKPVLQRAVKMRSPYVDALSLLQLRALRSLRSGDEATPSDPEQERLLLLSVSGVAAGLQNTG; via the coding sequence ATGCGCGAATTGACCCACACGGAGGCCATCGACCTGGTCGGCCGCTTCGAAGCCGCCGAGGAGCTGCCCGAGCAGATGCGTTCCGACGTGCGACTGCTCGGCTCACTGCTCGGGCGCGTGCTGCGCGAGAGCGGCTCCCCCGGTCTCTACGAAGACGTCGAACGCCTCCGCACCGCGACGATCCACGCCTACACCGATGAGACCCCCGAGGCCTTCGCGCGTGCGGCGGCCATCGCCGACGGGTTCACCGTCGAGCGCGCCGACGAGGTCGCCCGCGCGTTCACGGCCTACTTCCATCTCGTGAACCTCGCGGAGGAGCACCAGCGCGTGCGCGCGCTCCGCGAGCGAGACGGGCGACCGGGGCGCTCCGCGACCGACTCGATCGCCGGCGCGTACGCGCAGCTGTCATCCGAGGTCGGCGAAGAGGCGGCGCTGACCCGTCTGCAGTCGCTGCGGTTCCACCCGGTCTTCACCGCGCACCCGACCGAAGCGCGTCGCCGCGCGGTGTCGAGCAGCATCCGCCGCCTCGCGGAGTTCATCGACGAGCGCGACGCGGCGATCCGCGATGGTGCCGACTCGGCACGCATCGAGCCGAAGATGATCGAGGAGATCGACACCCTGTGGCGCACTGCGCCGCTGCGCGCCGAGAAGCCGTCGCCCACCGACGAGGTCCGCGCCGTCATGGCGATCTTCGACGAGACCCTCTACACGGCCGTGCCCGACGTCTACCGGCGCATCGACGAGGCGATCCAGGGAGCGGATGCGGGATCCCGCCCGCCGATCGTGCGCCCCTTCGTCCGCGTGGGATCGTGGGTCGGCGGCGACCGCGACGGCAACCCCTTCGTGACCGCGAAGGTCACGCGCAAGGCGGCGGGCATCGCGAGCGAACACGTCCTCCTCGGACTCGAGCGCACGGCGCAGCGCATCGGCCGCGGTCTGACGCTCGACGCGACGACGACCCCGCCGAGCGACGCACTGCTGGCACTGTGGCGACGCCTCCGAGCCGCCGACGAGGACGCCGCCACCGAGATCGCCAAGCGCTCGCCCAACGAGCCGCACCGCCGCATCCTGCTCGTCGTCGCCCGCAAGATCGCCGCGACCCGCACCCGTGATGCCGACCTGGCCTATCGCGACCCGGAGCACCTCCTCGCCGACCTCCGCACCGTGCAGGAGTCGCTCGTGGCGGCCGGTGCACCGCGCCAGGCGTACGGGCAGTTGCAGCACATGATCTGGCAGGTGGAGACCTACGGCTTCCACCTCGCCGAGCTCGAGGTGCGCCAGCACTCGGCCGTGCATCGCGCCGTGCTCGCCGAACTCGAGGGCGGCGGTTCGCGCAGCGAGCAGACCGAGGAGGTGCTCGAGGTCTTCCGCGCCATCGCGTTCGTGCAGGAGCGCTTCGGTCCGCGCGCCGCGGGACGTTACATCGTGTCGTTCACGCAATCGGCCGCAGACCTCGCGAACGTGCACAAGCTGGCCCGTCACGCCATGGGCGACGGCGCGACCCTCCCCGTCCTCGACGTCATCCCGCTGTTCGAGACCTTCGCCGACTTGCAGGCCGCCCCCGCCATCCTCGCCGAGGTCGTCCATCACCCCGAGTTCGAGGCGCGGCTGGATGCGACCGACCGCCGCCTCGAGGTCATGCTCGGCTACTCCGACTCGTCGAAGGACGTCGGCCCGGTGGCGGCGAATCTCGCCCTCTACGAGGCGCAGGCGAAGATCGCGGCCTGGGCCGACGAGAGCCGCATCGAGCTGACGCTGTTCCACGGCCGCGGCGGAGCGCTCGGCCGCGGCGGAGGGCCCGCGAACTCGGCCATCCTCGCCCAGCCGCCGCACTCGGTCGACGGCCGCTTCAAGCTCACCGAGCAGGGCGAGGTCATCTTCGCGCGCTACGGCGACCCCGCCATCGCCATGCGGCACATCGACCAGGTCGCCGCCGCCGTGCTCATGGCCTCGGCACCGTCCAACGAGGACCGCAACCGCGACGCGGCCGAGCGCTACGCCGACGTCGCCGCGGCCATGGACGAAGCGTCCCGCGCCCGCTTCTTCGAGCTGGTCAAGGCGCCCGGCTTCGCGCCCTGGTTCGCGACCGTCACCCCGATGGAGGAGCTCGGCAACCTCGCTCTCGGCTCGCGCCCCGCGCGCCGAGGGCTCTCGGTCGAGTCACTCGAAGACCTGCGGGCCATCCCGTGGGTGTTCGCGTGGACGCAGGCACGCATCAACCTCGCCGGCTGGTTCGGGCTGGGTACGGCGCTCGAGGCCGTCGGCGACGAGCACCGGCTGCGGCAGGCGTACGCCGACTGGCCCCTGTTCCGCACCCTCGTCGACAACGTGGCGATGAGCCTCGCGAAGGCCGACGCGCGCATCGCCCGCCGCTACCTCGACCTCGGCGATCGCGACGACCTCGCCGAGCTCGTCATGGGCGAGATGCTGCTGACGCGTTCGTGGGTGATCCGGGTCACGGCCGGCAAGGAGCTGCTCGACAACAAGCCCGTGCTCCAGCGCGCGGTGAAGATGCGCAGCCCCTACGTCGACGCCCTCTCCCTCCTGCAGCTGCGGGCGCTGCGCTCGCTGCGCTCGGGCGACGAGGCGACGCCCAGCGATCCGGAGCAGGAGCGCCTGCTGCTCCTCTCGGTCAGCGGCGTCGCGGCCGGCCTCCAGAACACCGGCTGA
- a CDS encoding gamma carbonic anhydrase family protein, whose product MEYVHLGRTPRIHPSAVVAPSAVLSGDVEIGPLCQVLHGAVITAEGGPITLGAHVIVMENAVIRATATNPVHIGDHVLIGPMASLSGATVEDEVFLATGTRVFNGARIGTRSEVRINAIVHLRTELPPETVVPISWVAVGDPVQILPPDRHEEIWAAQRELDFPGYVFGLDRETPDLMVQLTERYGRSLARHADDAPA is encoded by the coding sequence ATGGAGTACGTGCACCTGGGGCGAACGCCCCGCATCCATCCCTCGGCCGTGGTCGCGCCGAGCGCCGTGCTCAGCGGCGATGTCGAGATCGGCCCGCTCTGCCAGGTGCTGCACGGCGCCGTGATCACCGCCGAGGGAGGCCCGATCACCCTCGGCGCCCACGTGATCGTCATGGAGAACGCGGTGATCCGCGCGACCGCGACGAATCCGGTGCACATCGGCGATCACGTGCTGATCGGGCCGATGGCGTCGTTGTCGGGCGCGACCGTCGAAGACGAGGTGTTCCTCGCCACCGGTACCCGCGTGTTCAACGGGGCGCGCATCGGCACCCGCAGCGAGGTGCGGATCAACGCGATCGTGCACCTGCGCACCGAGCTGCCGCCCGAGACGGTGGTGCCGATCTCGTGGGTGGCGGTCGGCGACCCGGTGCAGATCCTGCCGCCCGATCGGCACGAGGAGATCTGGGCGGCGCAGCGCGAGCTCGACTTCCCGGGGTACGTCTTCGGGCTCGATCGCGAGACGCCCGACCTCATGGTGCAGCTGACCGAGCGTTACGGCCGGTCGCTCGCGCGTCACGCCGACGACGCCCCCGCCTGA